One region of Microbacterium rhizosphaerae genomic DNA includes:
- a CDS encoding carbamate kinase: protein MRIVVALGGNALARRGDPMTADRLRANVRSTCEALAGLAREHELVITHGNGPQVGLLALQNLAYRDVAAYPLDILGAETQGMIGYVVQQELSNALDGERQVAGVITTTVVDENDPAFERPTKLIGPQYSAHDAAEAAAEYRWTIAKDGKAFRRVVPSPNPIRIVQAPLVKQLLDTDYLVVCVGGGGVPVRADAAEKRHYGVQAVVDKDLASAALAADLEADMLIMLTDGDFVSQHWGTPDQKDILTASADAIAELQFAEGSMQPKVDAAIRVARAGGRVLIGPLDRLDELMARTIGTEIRPELEQGIIYV, encoded by the coding sequence ATGCGCATCGTCGTAGCCCTCGGCGGCAACGCCCTCGCCCGCAGGGGCGACCCCATGACGGCCGACCGGCTGCGTGCGAACGTGCGATCGACCTGCGAGGCCCTCGCCGGACTCGCGCGTGAGCACGAGCTCGTGATCACGCACGGCAACGGTCCCCAGGTGGGTCTGCTCGCGCTGCAGAACCTCGCCTACCGCGATGTCGCGGCGTACCCGCTGGACATCCTCGGCGCTGAGACGCAGGGGATGATCGGCTACGTCGTGCAGCAGGAGCTGTCGAACGCGCTGGACGGCGAGCGCCAGGTCGCCGGCGTGATCACGACGACGGTCGTGGACGAGAACGACCCCGCGTTCGAGCGGCCGACGAAGCTGATCGGCCCCCAGTATTCGGCGCACGACGCCGCCGAGGCGGCCGCGGAATACCGCTGGACGATCGCCAAGGACGGCAAGGCCTTCCGCCGGGTCGTGCCCTCCCCCAACCCGATCCGCATCGTGCAGGCGCCGCTCGTCAAGCAGCTCCTCGACACCGACTATCTCGTGGTCTGCGTCGGGGGCGGCGGGGTGCCGGTGCGCGCGGACGCCGCGGAGAAGCGCCACTACGGCGTGCAGGCGGTCGTGGACAAAGACCTCGCGAGCGCCGCGCTGGCCGCCGACCTCGAGGCGGACATGCTCATCATGCTCACGGACGGCGACTTCGTGAGCCAGCACTGGGGCACGCCCGACCAGAAGGACATCCTCACGGCCTCGGCCGACGCGATCGCCGAGCTGCAGTTCGCGGAGGGCTCGATGCAGCCGAAGGTGGATGCGGCGATCCGGGTCGCCCGTGCGGGCGGCCGGGTGCTCATCGGCCCGCTGGACCGACTGGACGAGCTCATGGCCCGCACGATCGGCACGGAGATCCGCCCGGAGCTCGAGCAGGGCATCATCTACGTGTGA
- a CDS encoding amidohydrolase family protein, whose amino-acid sequence MKNSLLIRDVRPWGGDPVDLVIDDGIIASIRAHDPSTVGGVDGRGRLALPSFSDVHVHLDSTRIGLPFRPHTGAPGVWAMMMNDRENWRDTDVPHAQIVATTLERMIAHGTTRVRSFAQVDVDCRLEKFESVVAAKERFRDHADVQIMVFPQAGILLEEGTPTVLEEALREGADVMGGIDPCQLDRDPVRHLDIVFGLAEKYQVDVDIHLHEPSHLAVFSTELIMERVRALGMQGRVNLSHAYELGGVSDAASRRLIEQLAELDISLTTVAPPAPRQLPLVALAEAGVRVGLGEDGQRDYWSPYGNGDLLDRTWQLAFTNGYRRDDLIELALAVATVGGASIMDRAVPRVTGVGDRPGLGIGDRADLVLVDGETPTSAVMDRSSDRTVIHDGRVVADALRVV is encoded by the coding sequence ATGAAGAACTCCCTCCTGATCCGTGACGTGCGACCGTGGGGCGGCGACCCCGTCGATCTCGTGATCGACGACGGGATCATCGCATCCATCCGTGCCCACGACCCGTCGACGGTGGGCGGAGTCGACGGACGCGGGCGCCTCGCGCTGCCGTCGTTCAGCGACGTGCACGTGCATCTCGACTCCACGCGCATCGGACTGCCGTTCCGCCCGCACACCGGCGCGCCGGGCGTGTGGGCGATGATGATGAACGACCGCGAGAACTGGCGCGACACCGACGTGCCGCACGCGCAGATCGTCGCGACGACGCTCGAACGGATGATCGCCCACGGCACGACCCGCGTGCGCTCGTTCGCGCAGGTGGACGTCGACTGCCGCCTGGAGAAGTTCGAGTCGGTCGTCGCGGCGAAGGAGAGATTCCGCGATCACGCCGACGTGCAGATCATGGTGTTCCCGCAGGCCGGGATCCTCCTCGAGGAGGGCACGCCGACGGTGCTCGAAGAGGCACTGCGCGAGGGGGCGGACGTGATGGGCGGCATCGATCCGTGCCAGCTCGACCGCGACCCCGTGCGGCATCTCGACATCGTGTTCGGCTTGGCCGAGAAATATCAGGTGGATGTCGACATCCATCTGCATGAGCCCAGCCACCTCGCCGTGTTCAGCACCGAGCTGATCATGGAGCGCGTCCGCGCGCTCGGCATGCAGGGCCGCGTCAATCTCTCGCACGCGTACGAGCTGGGCGGCGTGTCGGATGCCGCGAGCCGTCGGCTCATCGAGCAGCTCGCGGAGCTCGACATCTCGCTGACGACCGTCGCTCCGCCCGCACCACGCCAGCTCCCGCTCGTCGCGCTCGCCGAGGCCGGCGTGCGCGTGGGGCTCGGCGAGGACGGACAGCGCGACTACTGGAGCCCGTACGGCAACGGCGACCTGCTCGACCGCACGTGGCAGCTCGCCTTCACCAACGGCTACCGGCGGGACGACCTCATCGAGCTGGCCCTGGCGGTCGCCACGGTCGGCGGCGCCTCGATCATGGATCGTGCGGTGCCGCGCGTGACAGGCGTCGGCGACCGCCCCGGCCTCGGTATCGGCGACCGCGCCGACCTCGTGCTCGTCGACGGCGAGACGCCCACGAGCGCCGTGATGGACCGGAGCAGCGATCGCACGGTCATCCACGACGGCCGCGTCGTCGCCGACGCCCTGCGGGTCGTCTGA
- the argJ gene encoding bifunctional glutamate N-acetyltransferase/amino-acid acetyltransferase ArgJ: MTVTAPAGFEAAGVVAGLKSTGKPDVAVVVNRGPLKVGAAVFTSNRAQANPIIWSRQAIADGVVEAIVLNSGGANCFTGPFGFQTAHQTAEKAAELLGVSAGDVLVCSTGLIGTGDEVFRAKVLDGTMRGVAQLSTDGGESAAQAIMTTDTIAKTAVRQGDGWTIGAMAKGAGMLAPGLATMLVVITTDAVLDAPQADAHLRAATRTTFDRLDSDGCMSTNDQVSLLVSGASGVTPDEAEFGAALADLCRELAVKLQRDAEGASHDITIRVEHAASESDAVEVGRSVARNNLFKAAIFGNDPNWGRVLAAIGTTTAHFDPYDVDVWMNGVRVCTAGGPDRPREEVDLTPRATDLLIDLKTGDAAATVLTNDLTHDYVHENSAYAS, translated from the coding sequence GTGACCGTCACCGCCCCTGCAGGATTCGAGGCGGCCGGTGTCGTCGCCGGCCTGAAGTCCACCGGCAAGCCCGACGTCGCCGTGGTCGTGAACCGCGGTCCGCTGAAGGTCGGCGCCGCCGTCTTCACGAGCAACCGTGCGCAGGCGAACCCGATCATCTGGTCGAGGCAGGCGATCGCGGACGGCGTCGTCGAGGCGATCGTCCTGAACTCCGGCGGGGCCAACTGCTTCACCGGGCCGTTCGGCTTCCAGACCGCGCACCAGACCGCCGAGAAGGCGGCCGAGCTGCTGGGCGTGAGCGCGGGCGATGTCCTCGTCTGCTCCACCGGCCTCATCGGCACGGGCGACGAGGTGTTCCGGGCGAAGGTGCTGGACGGCACGATGCGCGGCGTCGCGCAGCTCTCCACCGACGGAGGAGAGTCCGCGGCGCAGGCGATCATGACGACCGACACCATCGCGAAGACCGCGGTGCGCCAGGGCGACGGGTGGACGATCGGCGCGATGGCGAAGGGCGCCGGGATGCTGGCGCCCGGCCTCGCGACGATGCTCGTCGTCATCACGACCGACGCCGTGCTCGACGCCCCGCAGGCCGACGCGCACCTGCGCGCGGCGACGCGGACGACGTTCGACCGCCTCGATTCCGACGGCTGCATGTCGACGAACGATCAGGTGTCGCTGCTTGTGAGCGGTGCCAGCGGCGTGACGCCGGACGAGGCCGAGTTCGGCGCGGCCCTCGCCGACCTGTGCCGGGAGCTCGCGGTCAAGCTGCAGCGCGACGCCGAGGGCGCGAGCCACGACATCACGATCCGCGTCGAGCACGCCGCATCCGAGTCCGACGCCGTCGAGGTGGGGCGCTCCGTCGCGCGGAACAACCTCTTCAAGGCCGCGATCTTCGGCAACGATCCCAATTGGGGGCGCGTCCTCGCCGCGATCGGCACGACGACCGCGCACTTCGACCCCTATGACGTCGACGTGTGGATGAACGGCGTCCGCGTCTGCACGGCGGGCGGTCCCGACCGCCCGCGCGAGGAGGTCGACCTCACGCCCCGTGCCACCGATCTGCTGATCGACCTGAAGACCGGCGACGCGGCGGCGACGGTCCTCACCAACGACCTCACCCACGACTACGTCCACGAGAACAGCGCGTACGCCTCATGA
- the argC gene encoding N-acetyl-gamma-glutamyl-phosphate reductase yields the protein MPYSVAVSGASGYAGGEILRILAAHPDVEIRTVTAHSNAGQPLLDHQPHLRSLAHLTLQQTTPEVLAGHDVVFLALPHGQSGRYTDALGDTPLVIDAGADHRLTSSAAWDRFYGGDFHDPWAYGVPELPVGDGKQRARLASASRIAAPGCNASTVSLSLAPGVAARVIEPGDIVSVLAVGPSGAGKSLKPHLLGSEILGTANPYAVGGVHRHIPEIRQALVAAGAGGDVRISFTPVIVPMARGILATSSAPIAAGATDEQIRDAWEQAYAGESFVHVLPAGSYPRTADVLGANTAIMGLHIDREANRVTVVTAVDNLVKGTAGAAVQSMNIALGLPEDRALTVNGVAP from the coding sequence ATGCCCTATTCGGTTGCCGTCTCCGGCGCCTCCGGCTATGCGGGCGGTGAGATCCTCCGCATCCTGGCCGCTCACCCCGATGTCGAGATCCGCACCGTCACCGCGCACTCCAACGCCGGCCAGCCGCTCCTCGACCACCAGCCGCACCTGCGCTCGCTCGCGCACCTCACGCTGCAGCAGACGACGCCCGAGGTCCTCGCCGGTCACGACGTCGTCTTCCTCGCGCTGCCGCACGGACAGTCCGGCCGATACACCGACGCGCTCGGCGACACGCCGCTGGTGATCGACGCCGGCGCCGATCACCGGCTGACCTCCTCGGCGGCCTGGGATCGGTTCTACGGCGGCGACTTCCACGACCCGTGGGCGTACGGCGTGCCGGAGCTGCCGGTCGGCGACGGCAAGCAGCGCGCGCGGCTGGCGTCGGCATCCCGCATCGCCGCACCCGGATGCAACGCCTCGACCGTGAGTCTCAGTCTCGCGCCGGGTGTCGCGGCGCGGGTCATCGAGCCGGGCGACATCGTCAGCGTGCTGGCGGTCGGGCCGAGCGGCGCAGGCAAGAGCCTCAAGCCCCACCTCCTCGGCAGTGAGATCCTCGGCACGGCGAACCCCTACGCGGTCGGCGGCGTGCACCGGCACATCCCCGAGATCCGCCAGGCGCTCGTCGCGGCCGGTGCCGGCGGCGATGTGCGCATCTCGTTCACGCCGGTGATCGTGCCCATGGCGCGCGGCATCCTCGCCACGAGCTCCGCGCCGATCGCGGCGGGGGCGACCGATGAGCAGATCCGGGATGCCTGGGAGCAGGCGTATGCCGGCGAGAGCTTCGTGCACGTGCTCCCCGCCGGCAGCTATCCGCGCACGGCGGACGTCCTGGGCGCGAACACCGCGATCATGGGGCTCCACATCGACCGTGAGGCGAACCGCGTCACGGTCGTCACCGCCGTCGACAACCTCGTGAAGGGCACGGCGGGTGCCGCCGTGCAGTCCATGAACATCGCGCTCGGCCTGCCCGAGGACCGCGCCCTCACCGTCAACGGAGTCGCGCCGTGA
- the argB gene encoding acetylglutamate kinase: MTELQQTNPAEASAKAATLIESLPWLRLYRDQIVVIKYGGNAMISDELQDAFAEDIAYLRYVGVKPVVVHGGGPQISHMLDRLAIPSEFKGGYRVTSTEAISVVRMVLTGQINPQLVAKINAHGPLAAGLSGEDAGLFSGRRRGVVIDGVEHDLGRVGDVVEVDPQPVLDQLAAGRIPVVSSIAPDRDKPGHSLNVNADAAAAALATALRASKLVILTDVPGLYADWPNRDSLVSHLTKAELREMLPSLESGMIPKMQACLDAVEGGVETAAIIDGRVPHSVLVEMFTEKGIGTEVVA, from the coding sequence ATGACCGAGCTTCAGCAGACGAATCCCGCCGAGGCATCCGCCAAGGCGGCGACCCTCATCGAGTCGCTGCCGTGGCTGCGCCTCTACCGCGACCAGATCGTCGTCATCAAATACGGCGGCAACGCGATGATCTCGGACGAGCTGCAGGACGCCTTCGCCGAGGACATCGCGTACCTCCGCTACGTGGGCGTCAAGCCGGTCGTCGTGCACGGCGGGGGTCCGCAGATCTCGCACATGCTCGACCGCCTCGCCATCCCGAGCGAGTTCAAGGGCGGCTACCGCGTCACGAGCACGGAGGCGATCTCGGTCGTCCGCATGGTGCTCACCGGACAGATCAATCCGCAGCTCGTCGCCAAGATCAACGCGCACGGCCCCCTCGCGGCGGGACTGTCGGGCGAGGATGCGGGCCTGTTCAGCGGTCGCCGGCGCGGGGTGGTCATCGACGGCGTCGAGCACGACCTCGGTCGCGTCGGCGACGTGGTGGAGGTCGATCCGCAGCCGGTGCTCGACCAGCTCGCGGCGGGACGCATCCCCGTCGTCTCGAGCATCGCGCCGGACCGCGACAAGCCCGGCCACTCGCTGAACGTCAACGCGGATGCCGCCGCCGCCGCTCTCGCGACGGCGCTGCGCGCCTCGAAGCTCGTCATCCTGACGGACGTGCCGGGGCTGTATGCGGACTGGCCGAACCGCGATTCGCTCGTGTCGCATCTGACGAAGGCCGAGCTGCGCGAGATGCTGCCGAGCCTCGAATCGGGGATGATCCCGAAGATGCAGGCCTGTCTCGATGCCGTCGAGGGCGGTGTCGAGACTGCGGCGATCATCGACGGGCGTGTCCCGCATTCGGTGCTCGTCGAGATGTTCACCGAGAAGGGAATCGGAACAGAGGTGGTCGCATGA
- a CDS encoding SatD family protein: MPVAVTVDIVGSRRIPDRDAAQRLLDDAIARVADDLPVAEVALHPIVGDELQGVYPTLDAALATTLLLQLALPDVVECRFGLGVGAMGLVPSASGDIPDGPGWWAARAAIDRVHALQQRAVPSARTWVAADASEPDAAQAAARSANAYLLARDEIVGAMSERARRLTYGRCFGATQRSLAAQEGITQSAVSQLLAAAGAASIVEGYRLLEP, encoded by the coding sequence ATGCCGGTTGCTGTGACCGTCGACATCGTCGGCTCGCGTCGGATCCCCGATCGGGATGCGGCGCAACGACTTCTCGACGACGCCATCGCGCGGGTCGCCGACGATCTCCCCGTGGCGGAGGTGGCACTGCATCCCATCGTCGGCGATGAGCTGCAAGGGGTCTACCCGACGCTCGACGCGGCCCTCGCCACGACGCTGCTGCTGCAGCTCGCCCTGCCCGATGTGGTCGAGTGCCGGTTCGGTCTCGGTGTGGGGGCCATGGGGCTCGTGCCGTCGGCATCGGGCGACATCCCGGACGGTCCCGGCTGGTGGGCGGCACGCGCGGCGATCGACCGGGTCCACGCCCTGCAGCAGCGCGCGGTCCCGAGCGCCCGCACGTGGGTGGCGGCGGACGCGAGCGAACCGGATGCGGCGCAGGCCGCCGCCCGCTCCGCCAACGCCTATCTGCTGGCCCGCGACGAGATCGTCGGTGCGATGTCCGAGCGTGCGCGCCGGCTCACGTACGGCCGGTGCTTCGGCGCGACGCAGCGGAGCCTCGCGGCGCAGGAGGGCATCACACAGTCGGCGGTGTCGCAGCTGCTCGCGGCGGCGGGCGCCGCATCCATCGTCGAGGGCTACCGGCTGCTCGAGCCGTAG
- a CDS encoding acetylornithine transaminase: MTWREDVERDLIRNVGPRMELFVRGEGAYLWDGDGRRYLDFLAGIAVNSLGHAHPVFVEAISRQAATLSHVSNYFATPPQLELAATLKRLAGTGDHGRVYFANSGAEANEAAFKLARLHGLESGGAVVRPRILALSGAFHGRTMGTLALTGKPAMQEPFAPMTPGVEHIDSTVEALEAAMDDRVAAFFVEPIKGEAGVIDLPDGYLQAARELTSRHGALLVVDEIQTGAGRTGDWFGFQHAGIVPDAITVAKGIGGGFPIGALVTFGDASDLFYPGTHGSTFGGNALGAAVAVAVLGEIERAGLLENASERGQQIREAVATIGSPLVTGCTGRGLLIGVRLTAPLAGKVVAAAQERGLIVNAANDATVRIAPPLNIGDVEIDEFARLFADALASVSSLEVPA, translated from the coding sequence ATGACATGGCGTGAAGACGTCGAACGGGATCTCATCAGGAACGTCGGCCCGCGCATGGAGCTGTTCGTGCGCGGCGAAGGTGCGTATCTGTGGGATGGCGACGGCCGACGCTACCTCGACTTCCTCGCCGGCATCGCGGTGAACTCCCTGGGTCACGCGCACCCGGTGTTCGTCGAGGCGATCTCGCGCCAGGCGGCGACCCTCTCGCACGTGTCGAACTACTTCGCGACGCCGCCGCAGCTCGAACTCGCCGCGACCCTGAAGCGGCTCGCCGGCACAGGCGACCACGGTCGCGTGTACTTCGCGAACTCCGGCGCCGAGGCCAATGAGGCGGCGTTCAAGCTCGCGCGGCTGCACGGGCTCGAGTCGGGGGGCGCCGTGGTGCGGCCCCGCATCCTCGCCCTCTCCGGCGCCTTCCATGGCCGCACGATGGGCACGCTCGCCCTCACCGGCAAGCCGGCGATGCAGGAGCCGTTCGCCCCGATGACTCCCGGGGTCGAGCACATCGACTCGACGGTCGAGGCCCTGGAGGCCGCGATGGACGACCGGGTGGCGGCCTTCTTCGTCGAGCCGATCAAGGGTGAGGCCGGAGTGATCGACCTGCCCGACGGCTACCTGCAGGCCGCGCGCGAGCTGACCTCGCGGCACGGTGCGCTCCTGGTCGTCGACGAGATCCAGACGGGTGCGGGCCGCACGGGCGACTGGTTCGGGTTCCAGCACGCGGGCATCGTGCCGGATGCCATCACGGTGGCCAAGGGCATCGGCGGCGGGTTCCCGATCGGGGCTCTCGTCACCTTCGGCGACGCGAGCGACCTCTTCTACCCGGGTACGCACGGCTCGACGTTCGGCGGCAACGCCCTCGGCGCGGCCGTCGCCGTCGCCGTGCTGGGCGAGATCGAGCGCGCCGGGCTCCTCGAGAACGCGTCCGAGCGCGGGCAGCAGATCCGCGAGGCGGTGGCGACGATCGGCTCGCCGCTGGTCACGGGATGCACCGGCCGGGGCCTGCTCATCGGCGTGCGCCTCACGGCTCCCCTCGCGGGCAAGGTCGTCGCAGCCGCGCAGGAGCGCGGGCTCATCGTCAACGCCGCCAACGACGCGACCGTGCGCATCGCGCCGCCGCTGAACATCGGCGATGTCGAGATCGACGAGTTCGCCCGTCTCTTCGCCGACGCCCTGGCATCCGTCTCTTCTCTGGAGGTCCCCGCATGA
- the argH gene encoding argininosuccinate lyase, translating into MSTSHGTNEGSLWGGRFASGPSPELQELSRSTHFDWTLALYDIAGSHAHAKALEAAGYLSADEAEAMHAGLDRLAESVVDGTLVAQPADEDVHGALEQALIAEVGSELGGKLRAGRSRNDQIATLTRMYLLDHSRTIARDILRLIDAIVAQAEAHPDAIMPGRTHLQHAQPILLAHHLQAHAWPLVRDLERLRDWSARASVSPYGGGALAGSSLGLDPALVARELGLSRPAENSIDGTAARDVVAEFAFVAAMIGVDISRFAEDVILWNTREFGFVTLDDGYSTGSSIMPQKKNPDIAELARGKAGRLIGDLAGLLATLKGLPLAYNRDLQEDKEPVFDAVATLEVLLPAFAGMVATLRFDTARMAALAPEGFSLATDVADWLVRRGVPFRDAHEVSGALVRACEERGIGLEDASDALLAEVSPLLDPSVREVLTIEGSVASRSGIGGTAPVRVEEQRAELIARSQSAAHTLGL; encoded by the coding sequence GTGAGCACGTCGCACGGCACGAACGAGGGGTCGCTCTGGGGCGGGCGGTTCGCGTCGGGGCCGTCGCCCGAGCTGCAGGAGCTCAGCCGCTCCACGCACTTCGACTGGACGCTTGCGCTGTACGACATCGCCGGATCCCACGCGCACGCGAAGGCCTTGGAGGCTGCGGGCTACCTGAGCGCCGATGAGGCAGAGGCCATGCACGCGGGTCTCGACCGGCTGGCGGAGTCCGTCGTCGACGGCACCCTCGTCGCGCAGCCCGCCGACGAGGACGTGCACGGCGCGCTCGAGCAGGCGCTCATCGCCGAGGTCGGCTCCGAGCTGGGCGGCAAGCTGCGCGCCGGCCGCAGCCGCAACGATCAGATCGCCACACTGACCCGCATGTATCTGCTGGATCACTCGCGGACGATCGCGCGCGACATCCTGCGTCTCATCGATGCGATCGTGGCGCAGGCGGAGGCCCATCCCGATGCCATCATGCCGGGGCGCACCCACCTGCAGCACGCGCAGCCCATCCTGCTGGCCCACCACCTGCAGGCGCACGCCTGGCCGCTCGTGCGCGACCTGGAGCGACTGCGCGACTGGTCGGCGCGCGCATCCGTCTCGCCATACGGCGGGGGAGCGCTCGCGGGATCCAGCCTCGGACTCGACCCCGCGCTCGTCGCCCGGGAGCTGGGGCTCTCGCGGCCGGCGGAGAACTCGATCGACGGCACCGCGGCGCGCGACGTGGTCGCCGAGTTCGCGTTCGTCGCCGCCATGATCGGGGTGGATATCTCCCGCTTCGCGGAGGACGTCATCCTCTGGAACACGCGCGAGTTCGGCTTCGTCACCCTCGACGACGGCTACTCGACGGGCTCGAGCATCATGCCGCAGAAGAAGAACCCCGACATCGCCGAGCTCGCCCGCGGCAAGGCGGGGCGTCTCATCGGCGATCTGGCCGGCCTGCTCGCGACGCTGAAGGGCCTCCCGCTCGCGTACAACCGCGACCTGCAGGAGGACAAGGAACCGGTCTTCGACGCCGTGGCGACGCTCGAAGTGCTGCTGCCCGCGTTCGCCGGTATGGTCGCGACGCTGCGCTTCGACACCGCGCGCATGGCAGCCCTCGCGCCCGAGGGCTTCTCGCTCGCGACGGATGTCGCGGACTGGCTCGTGCGCCGCGGGGTGCCGTTCCGCGACGCGCACGAGGTCTCCGGTGCGCTGGTGCGGGCCTGCGAAGAGCGGGGGATCGGGCTCGAGGATGCCTCGGATGCGCTCCTCGCGGAGGTCTCCCCGCTGCTGGATCCGTCGGTGCGGGAGGTGCTCACGATCGAGGGATCCGTCGCCTCCCGGTCCGGCATCGGCGGAACCGCGCCGGTGCGTGTCGAGGAGCAGCGCGCCGAGCTCATCGCGCGCTCGCAGAGCGCCGCACACACGCTCGGCCTCTGA
- the tyrS gene encoding tyrosine--tRNA ligase translates to MSETVVSATAPANDPTFENVWDELVWRGLVHVSTDQEALRALLAGDPITYYCGFDPTAPSLHLGNLVQLLVLRRLQLAGHKPLGLVGGSTGLIGDPRPSAERTLNTKETVAEWIGKLRVQVERFLSFDGDNAARIVNNLDWTAPLSAIDFLRDIGKHYRVGTMLKKDAVAARLTSDAGISYTEFSYQILQGFDYLELYRQYDCVLQTGGSDQWGNLTSGTDLIHRVEGRAVHAIGTPLITNSDGTKFGKSEGNAIWLDAEMCSPYVFYQFWLNTDDADVIERLKIFTFLTRSEIEEYERLVEVEPFRRAAQKRLAVEVTTLVHGTDATAAVIAASEALFGQGDLTALDPHVLRSALRELPHAEVALDTSVVQALVDTGLVSSLSEGRRAVAQGGVTLDGERVTDEGAFVTGALPGGVSVLRRGKKTLAGVFVGR, encoded by the coding sequence GTGTCTGAAACCGTCGTGAGCGCGACCGCTCCCGCCAACGACCCGACGTTCGAGAACGTCTGGGACGAGCTGGTGTGGCGCGGACTCGTGCATGTGTCCACCGACCAGGAGGCGCTGCGCGCCTTGCTCGCCGGAGACCCGATCACGTATTACTGCGGCTTCGACCCGACCGCTCCGAGTCTGCACCTGGGCAACCTCGTGCAGCTTCTCGTGCTGCGCCGCCTCCAGCTCGCCGGGCACAAGCCGCTCGGCCTCGTCGGCGGTTCGACGGGCCTCATCGGCGACCCGCGCCCGAGCGCGGAGCGCACGCTCAACACCAAGGAGACGGTCGCCGAGTGGATCGGCAAGCTGCGCGTGCAGGTCGAGCGGTTCCTGAGCTTCGACGGCGACAACGCCGCACGGATCGTCAACAACCTCGACTGGACGGCGCCGCTGTCGGCGATCGACTTCCTGCGCGACATCGGCAAGCACTACCGCGTCGGGACGATGCTGAAGAAGGATGCCGTCGCCGCGCGCCTGACCTCGGACGCCGGCATCAGCTACACCGAGTTCAGCTACCAGATCCTGCAGGGCTTCGACTACCTCGAGCTGTACCGCCAGTACGACTGCGTCCTCCAGACCGGCGGATCCGACCAGTGGGGCAACCTCACGAGCGGCACGGACCTCATCCACCGCGTCGAGGGCCGGGCCGTGCACGCGATCGGCACGCCGCTGATCACCAACAGCGACGGGACGAAGTTCGGCAAGAGCGAGGGCAACGCGATCTGGCTGGATGCCGAGATGTGCAGCCCGTACGTCTTCTACCAGTTCTGGCTCAACACGGATGACGCCGACGTCATCGAGCGGCTGAAGATCTTCACGTTCCTCACCCGCTCCGAGATCGAGGAGTACGAGCGGCTGGTCGAGGTCGAGCCCTTCCGCCGCGCCGCACAGAAGCGCCTGGCCGTCGAGGTCACGACGCTCGTGCACGGGACGGATGCCACGGCGGCCGTGATCGCGGCATCCGAGGCGCTCTTCGGCCAGGGCGATCTGACCGCCCTGGATCCCCACGTGCTGCGCTCGGCCCTGCGCGAGCTGCCGCACGCCGAGGTCGCCCTCGACACGTCGGTCGTGCAGGCCCTCGTCGACACGGGGCTCGTCTCGAGCCTCAGCGAAGGCCGCCGCGCGGTCGCCCAGGGCGGTGTGACGCTGGACGGCGAGCGCGTGACCGACGAGGGCGCGTTCGTCACGGGCGCGCTCCCGGGCGGCGTCTCGGTGCTGCGCCGCGGCAAGAAGACGCTGGCCGGAGTGTTCGTCGGCCGCTGA
- the argF gene encoding ornithine carbamoyltransferase — MTRHLLRDDDLSAAEQAEILDLAVELKKDRWANKDLAGPQTVAVIFDKSSTRTRVSFAVGIADLGGSPLVISTANSQLGGKETPADTARVLERQVAAIVWRTYAQAGLEEMARGTRVPVVNALSDDFHPCQLLADLLTIKEHKGELTGLTLAFFGDGRSNMAHSYVLACVTAGMHVRVASPVDYAPREDVIADADRRAAETGGSVTLYTDPNEAAAGADVVVTDTWVSMGKEEEKLARLRDLGGYKVTNELMALAHDDAIFIHCLPADRGYEVDAEVIDGPQSVVWDEAENRLHAQKALLVWLLRASAAEGEAAA; from the coding sequence ATGACCCGTCACCTGCTCCGCGACGACGACCTGAGCGCGGCCGAGCAGGCCGAGATCCTCGATCTCGCCGTCGAGCTGAAGAAGGACCGCTGGGCCAACAAGGACCTCGCGGGGCCTCAGACGGTCGCCGTGATCTTCGACAAGTCGTCGACCCGAACGCGGGTGTCGTTCGCGGTGGGCATCGCCGACCTCGGCGGATCGCCCCTGGTCATCTCGACCGCCAACAGCCAGCTCGGCGGAAAGGAGACGCCGGCCGACACCGCGCGCGTGCTCGAACGCCAGGTGGCCGCCATCGTGTGGCGGACGTATGCGCAGGCGGGCCTGGAGGAGATGGCGCGCGGCACGCGGGTGCCCGTGGTCAATGCGCTGAGCGACGACTTCCATCCGTGCCAGCTGCTCGCCGACCTTCTGACGATCAAGGAGCACAAGGGAGAGCTCACGGGCCTGACCCTCGCGTTCTTCGGCGACGGCCGCTCCAATATGGCGCACTCGTATGTGCTGGCCTGCGTGACGGCGGGGATGCATGTCCGTGTGGCGTCTCCGGTCGACTACGCTCCGCGCGAGGACGTCATCGCGGATGCCGATCGCCGCGCGGCCGAGACCGGCGGTTCGGTGACCCTCTACACCGATCCCAACGAGGCCGCCGCCGGCGCGGACGTCGTGGTCACCGACACGTGGGTCTCGATGGGCAAGGAGGAGGAGAAGCTCGCGCGCCTGCGGGACCTCGGTGGCTACAAGGTCACGAACGAGCTCATGGCGCTCGCCCACGACGACGCGATCTTCATCCACTGCCTGCCCGCCGACCGCGGCTACGAGGTCGACGCCGAGGTCATCGACGGACCGCAGTCGGTCGTGTGGGACGAGGCCGAGAACCGGCTGCACGCGCAGAAGGCGCTGCTGGTGTGGCTGCTGCGCGCCAGCGCCGCCGAGGGCGAGGCCGCCGCGTGA